In one Corynebacterium bovis DSM 20582 = CIP 54.80 genomic region, the following are encoded:
- a CDS encoding DUF7507 domain-containing protein, with amino-acid sequence MPANAEVPRTPDTTILAADAAAAPTDAGAAPGGVAYADDPGQSAAPGTARIRITARAFTDNPWAAQAQDIAAQSPDARYSQGITFELWSAIEDRRDIWLPTNDYPQGELPSYPRNPNRLALDAIENAGPQQRIDADWARCTTDADGRCDIVVPRDGLNKRYFVRQISDAPGAFHTDDLTWATSNQRVRVSLPGLTGKLQPGRVYTSPAPRTYLAQVPTARRDARGSFGAAAQSIVNPPLDTTQVCEQPASGPTIALVLDTTGSISLSRAEGTLRDAVYGPGGFLENLKGTGVKIASFSFATVSPGSERENDPEPLNIDTDYDTIVARIRDRQLNRIEGLTNWEDGLRAVDENNAKYKYDEVIFVTDGDPNRWSNNPKVDVGTDGSVRGVEAAVYRANRIKEAGTRIVTIGAGFAETDTTWDGEGNLKAISGAVNGADYFATKWTDLAQTLRALAGQFQCPTPISVKKTIVDGTGAELPDQSAANDWAVDVRVDNLAGFVDNGRGKNPSKFPLATLTPNADATDDSDVDTSAAVIRDSGRTAGDTHTARWALSFNAGQKENAHGDVTLSEKTDSKPGYRFVPGRTVDGKTVGSHYRIFDRSTGKTVGRDVLITSPTQTIPNVTWGQGVEAVFANTPEPKISVAKTAKTNEVTVGTDGTFTAEYTVTVTNTADHTAVAEPVGDRPQLPEGWTVRSVSVDGEERTAGGDGTYPVARDLVLDGHATKEYTVAVTGLAPKEFTDGRTPEQCSAENPQGGVRNTVTMGGDTDGDGNNAACVTVIPPAPGRPTVTKTLDSVNRKDDGTATATYTVTVTGDAQRPSWYTLADRPSFAPNVTIDGWTVTAGAGTPEVTPAINGPYTDPGTIVGTDAKIDAGATHTYTVEFRLSGLKDVPTANVVCTPGEDAPGHGLFNEATLTAGTKEQTADACGPVPAIPGALKIVKKIKGNDANDAPGVEVAPGEDMPVTYEVTNTGELPVFDVTVTDKITTEGDKVVDGITVSDEERPKAEKLNRGETVTFTATIKAPATGGTLHTDLAQAHGRPADPNDPTTVDENVTDHTVNSNEDPANATTSAHDGLTIVKKINGDNANDAPGASVDPGADMNVTYEVTNTGNRPVFNVTVADKITTEGDKAVEGITASDPEKAKRLNPKETVTFTATIKAPATGGTLHTDLAQAHGVPPKPGTPNEPGDPNDPKSPPVNSNEDPANATTKPKDGLTIVKKIKGNDANDAPGVEVEPGEDMPVTYEVTNTGNRPVFNVNVTDKITTEGDKAVTNITADDRAKAAKLDPGQTVTFSATIKAPATGGTQHTDLAQAHGVPPKPGKPNEPGDPNDPKSPPVNSNEDPGNATTKPKDGLTIVKKIKGNDANDAPGVEVEPGEDMPVTYEVTNTGNRPVFNVNVTDKITTEGDKAVTNITADDRAKAAKLDPGQTVTFTAKVKAPATGGTLHTDLAQAHGVPPKPGKPNEPGDPNDPQTPPVNSNEDPANATTNPKDGLTIVKKINGNDANDAPGVEVNPGEDMPVTYEVTSTGNRPVFNVNVTDKITTEGDKAVTNITADDRAKAAKLNPKETVTFSATVKAPATGGTLHTDLAQAHGVPPKPGKPNEPDDPKDPQTPPVNSNEDPANATTNPKDGLTIVKKINGNDANDAPGVEVNPGADMNVTYEVTNTGNRPVFNVTVADKITTEGDKAVTDIKPSDAAKAAKLNPKETVTFTATIKAPATGGTLHTDKATAHGVPPKPGKPNEPDDPKDPQTPPVNSNEDPANATTNPKDGLTIVKKINGNDANDAPGVTVEPGADMNVTYEVTNTGNRPVFNVNVTDKITTEGDKAVTNITADDRAKAAKLNPKETVTFTATIKAPATGGTLHTDKATAHGVPPKPGKPNEPGDPNDPQTPPVNSNEDPANATTKTPAETSSSTPPAPPAVTSTTEPPTSSTEPAPSTSSTEPRPTTTEPTTSTTEPSPSAPATSSTEPSATTSVPPAPTTPVTPPPTGSIPFLPLIPLLIPPIPLPVPPAPVMPPAPPVPGTVTQQVPVPPATRTPGAPEPGVPTPPTTVTPGVAGDRAPGAAQPSEAGRQGVLAKTGVSAGLGYALLAGLVLLVAGGVFVIAGLRRRQEGDRS; translated from the coding sequence ATGCCGGCCAACGCTGAGGTCCCCCGCACCCCGGACACCACCATTCTCGCCGCCGACGCGGCAGCGGCCCCGACGGACGCGGGGGCGGCCCCGGGCGGGGTAGCGTACGCGGACGACCCCGGCCAGAGCGCGGCCCCGGGGACGGCGCGCATCCGGATCACGGCCCGCGCGTTCACGGACAACCCGTGGGCGGCGCAGGCGCAGGACATCGCCGCACAGTCGCCGGACGCACGGTACAGCCAGGGCATCACCTTTGAACTGTGGTCGGCGATCGAGGACCGCCGGGACATCTGGCTCCCGACGAACGACTACCCGCAGGGGGAGCTCCCCAGCTATCCCCGTAACCCCAACAGGCTGGCCCTCGACGCCATCGAGAACGCCGGTCCGCAGCAGAGGATCGACGCGGACTGGGCGCGCTGCACGACCGACGCGGACGGGCGGTGCGACATCGTCGTGCCGCGGGACGGCCTCAACAAGCGGTACTTCGTCAGGCAGATCAGCGACGCGCCGGGTGCCTTCCACACGGATGACCTCACCTGGGCGACGTCGAACCAGCGTGTCCGCGTGAGCCTGCCCGGTCTCACCGGCAAACTCCAGCCGGGTCGCGTGTACACGTCGCCGGCGCCGAGGACGTATCTCGCCCAGGTACCGACCGCCCGGCGTGACGCCCGTGGGTCCTTCGGCGCCGCGGCGCAGTCGATCGTGAACCCGCCGTTGGACACGACGCAGGTCTGTGAGCAGCCGGCATCGGGGCCGACGATCGCCCTCGTCCTCGACACCACCGGGTCGATCTCTCTGTCGCGAGCCGAGGGAACCCTCCGCGACGCGGTGTACGGTCCGGGCGGATTCCTCGAGAACCTCAAGGGGACGGGGGTGAAGATCGCCTCCTTCAGCTTCGCGACCGTCTCCCCGGGCAGCGAGCGGGAGAACGACCCCGAGCCGTTGAACATCGACACGGACTACGACACGATCGTCGCCCGTATTCGTGACCGCCAGCTCAACAGGATCGAAGGGCTGACGAACTGGGAGGACGGCCTCCGGGCCGTCGACGAGAACAACGCCAAGTACAAGTACGACGAAGTGATCTTCGTGACCGACGGTGACCCGAACCGGTGGAGCAACAACCCGAAGGTTGACGTCGGCACCGACGGCTCCGTCCGTGGTGTCGAGGCGGCCGTCTACCGGGCGAACCGTATCAAGGAGGCGGGCACCCGGATCGTCACGATCGGCGCCGGGTTCGCCGAGACGGACACGACCTGGGACGGGGAGGGCAACCTCAAGGCGATCAGCGGGGCCGTCAACGGGGCGGACTACTTCGCGACGAAGTGGACGGACCTGGCGCAGACCCTGCGGGCGCTGGCCGGTCAGTTCCAGTGCCCCACGCCGATCAGCGTGAAGAAGACCATCGTCGACGGGACGGGGGCCGAGCTCCCGGACCAGAGCGCGGCGAACGACTGGGCCGTGGACGTCCGGGTCGACAACCTCGCCGGCTTCGTGGACAACGGCCGGGGGAAGAACCCGTCAAAGTTCCCGCTCGCGACCCTCACCCCGAACGCGGACGCCACCGACGACAGCGACGTCGACACCTCCGCGGCGGTGATCCGCGACAGCGGCCGCACGGCCGGGGACACCCACACCGCCCGCTGGGCGCTGTCGTTCAACGCCGGCCAGAAGGAGAACGCCCACGGTGACGTGACCCTCTCCGAGAAGACCGACTCGAAGCCGGGCTACCGGTTCGTCCCGGGCCGGACGGTCGACGGGAAGACGGTCGGCTCCCACTACCGGATCTTCGACAGGTCCACGGGGAAGACCGTGGGCCGGGACGTCCTCATCACGTCGCCGACGCAGACGATCCCGAACGTCACCTGGGGCCAGGGGGTGGAGGCCGTGTTCGCCAACACCCCTGAGCCGAAGATCAGCGTCGCCAAGACCGCGAAGACGAACGAGGTCACCGTCGGCACCGACGGGACCTTCACCGCCGAGTACACGGTGACCGTGACGAACACCGCCGACCACACCGCGGTGGCCGAGCCGGTCGGGGACCGTCCGCAGCTGCCCGAGGGGTGGACGGTCCGGAGCGTCAGCGTCGACGGCGAGGAGCGCACCGCCGGCGGTGACGGCACCTACCCCGTCGCCCGTGACCTCGTGCTCGACGGCCACGCGACGAAGGAGTACACCGTGGCCGTCACGGGCCTCGCCCCGAAGGAGTTCACCGACGGCCGGACCCCGGAGCAGTGCTCCGCGGAGAACCCGCAGGGCGGCGTGCGCAACACCGTCACCATGGGCGGGGACACCGACGGCGACGGCAACAACGCCGCGTGCGTCACCGTGATCCCGCCCGCGCCGGGCAGGCCGACGGTGACGAAGACGTTGGACTCCGTGAACCGGAAGGACGACGGCACCGCGACCGCGACCTACACCGTGACCGTGACCGGGGACGCCCAGCGCCCGTCGTGGTACACGCTCGCCGACCGCCCGTCGTTCGCGCCGAACGTCACGATCGACGGCTGGACCGTCACCGCGGGTGCAGGGACGCCGGAGGTCACGCCCGCGATCAACGGGCCGTACACGGATCCCGGCACGATCGTCGGCACCGACGCGAAGATCGACGCGGGGGCGACCCACACCTACACCGTCGAGTTCCGGCTCAGCGGGCTGAAGGATGTCCCCACGGCGAACGTCGTGTGTACCCCGGGCGAGGACGCCCCCGGCCACGGCCTGTTCAACGAGGCGACCCTCACCGCAGGAACGAAGGAGCAGACCGCCGACGCCTGTGGTCCGGTGCCCGCCATCCCGGGTGCCCTGAAGATCGTCAAGAAGATCAAGGGGAATGACGCCAACGACGCTCCGGGTGTCGAGGTTGCTCCGGGTGAGGACATGCCTGTCACCTACGAGGTGACGAACACGGGCGAGCTGCCGGTCTTCGACGTCACCGTGACCGACAAGATCACCACCGAGGGTGACAAGGTTGTCGACGGCATCACCGTGTCTGACGAGGAGAGGCCGAAGGCCGAGAAGCTCAACCGGGGGGAGACCGTCACGTTCACCGCGACGATCAAGGCCCCGGCGACGGGTGGGACCCTGCACACGGATCTCGCCCAGGCCCACGGCCGGCCGGCCGACCCGAACGACCCGACGACCGTCGACGAGAACGTGACCGATCACACCGTGAACTCGAACGAGGATCCGGCGAATGCGACGACCTCGGCGCATGACGGGCTGACGATCGTCAAGAAGATCAACGGTGACAACGCCAACGACGCTCCTGGTGCGTCGGTTGACCCGGGTGCGGACATGAATGTCACCTATGAGGTGACGAACACGGGTAACCGCCCGGTGTTCAACGTGACCGTGGCCGACAAGATCACCACTGAGGGCGACAAGGCCGTCGAGGGCATCACCGCGTCTGATCCGGAGAAGGCCAAGCGCCTGAACCCGAAAGAGACGGTGACGTTCACCGCGACGATCAAGGCGCCGGCCACCGGTGGGACCCTGCACACGGATCTGGCGCAGGCTCATGGTGTGCCGCCGAAGCCGGGTACGCCGAATGAGCCGGGTGATCCGAACGATCCGAAGAGCCCGCCGGTGAACTCGAACGAGGATCCGGCGAATGCGACGACGAAGCCCAAGGATGGGCTGACGATCGTCAAGAAGATCAAGGGCAATGACGCCAACGACGCTCCTGGTGTTGAGGTTGAGCCGGGTGAGGACATGCCTGTCACCTATGAGGTGACGAACACGGGTAACCGTCCGGTGTTCAACGTCAATGTCACGGACAAGATCACCACTGAGGGTGACAAGGCCGTGACGAACATCACCGCGGATGATCGGGCGAAGGCTGCGAAGCTCGACCCGGGCCAGACCGTGACGTTCAGCGCGACGATCAAGGCCCCGGCCACCGGTGGGACCCAGCACACGGACCTGGCGCAGGCTCATGGTGTGCCGCCGAAGCCGGGTAAGCCGAATGAGCCGGGTGATCCGAATGATCCGAAGAGCCCGCCGGTGAACTCGAATGAGGATCCGGGTAATGCGACGACGAAGCCCAAGGATGGGCTGACGATCGTCAAGAAGATCAAGGGGAATGACGCCAACGACGCTCCTGGTGTTGAGGTTGAGCCGGGTGAGGACATGCCTGTCACCTATGAGGTGACGAACACGGGTAACCGTCCGGTGTTCAACGTCAATGTCACGGACAAGATCACCACTGAGGGTGACAAGGCCGTGACGAACATCACCGCGGATGATCGGGCGAAGGCTGCGAAGCTCGACCCGGGCCAGACGGTGACGTTCACCGCGAAGGTCAAGGCGCCGGCCACCGGTGGGACCCTGCACACGGATCTGGCGCAGGCTCATGGTGTGCCGCCGAAGCCGGGTAAGCCGAATGAGCCGGGTGATCCGAACGATCCGCAGACTCCGCCGGTGAACTCGAATGAGGATCCGGCGAATGCGACGACGAACCCCAAGGATGGGCTGACGATCGTCAAGAAGATCAACGGCAATGACGCCAACGACGCTCCTGGTGTGGAGGTTAACCCGGGTGAGGACATGCCTGTCACCTATGAGGTGACGAGCACGGGTAACCGTCCGGTGTTCAACGTCAATGTCACGGACAAGATCACCACTGAGGGTGACAAGGCCGTGACGAACATCACCGCGGATGATCGGGCGAAGGCTGCGAAGCTGAACCCGAAGGAGACGGTGACGTTCAGTGCGACGGTCAAGGCGCCGGCCACGGGTGGGACGCTGCACACGGATCTGGCGCAGGCTCATGGTGTGCCGCCGAAGCCGGGGAAGCCGAATGAGCCAGATGATCCGAAGGATCCGCAGACCCCGCCGGTGAACTCGAATGAGGATCCGGCGAATGCGACGACGAACCCCAAGGATGGGCTGACGATCGTCAAGAAGATCAACGGCAATGACGCCAACGACGCTCCTGGTGTGGAGGTTAACCCGGGTGCGGACATGAATGTCACCTATGAGGTGACGAACACGGGTAACCGTCCGGTGTTCAACGTGACCGTGGCCGACAAGATCACCACTGAGGGTGACAAGGCTGTGACGGACATCAAGCCGTCTGATGCGGCGAAGGCTGCGAAGCTGAACCCGAAGGAGACGGTGACGTTCACCGCGACGATCAAGGCGCCGGCCACCGGTGGGACGCTGCACACGGATAAGGCGACCGCTCATGGTGTGCCGCCGAAGCCGGGGAAGCCGAATGAGCCAGATGATCCGAAGGATCCGCAGACCCCGCCGGTGAACTCGAATGAGGATCCGGCGAATGCGACGACGAACCCCAAGGATGGGCTGACGATCGTCAAGAAGATCAACGGCAATGACGCCAACGACGCTCCTGGTGTGACCGTGGAGCCGGGTGCGGACATGAATGTCACCTATGAGGTGACGAACACGGGTAACCGTCCGGTGTTCAACGTCAATGTCACGGACAAGATCACCACTGAGGGCGACAAGGCCGTGACGAACATCACCGCGGATGATCGGGCGAAGGCTGCGAAGCTGAACCCGAAGGAGACGGTGACGTTCACCGCGACGATCAAGGCGCCGGCCACGGGTGGGACGCTGCACACGGATAAGGCGACCGCTCATGGTGTGCCGCCGAAGCCGGGGAAGCCGAATGAGCCGGGTGATCCGAACGATCCGCAGACTCCGCCGGTGAACTCGAACGAGGACCCGGCGAATGCGACGACGAAGACGCCTGCCGAGACGTCGTCCTCGACCCCGCCGGCTCCGCCGGCGGTCACGAGCACGACGGAGCCGCCTACCTCGTCCACCGAGCCGGCCCCGTCGACCTCGTCGACCGAGCCGCGTCCGACGACCACGGAGCCGACGACCTCGACGACCGAGCCCAGCCCGTCGGCCCCGGCGACGTCCTCGACTGAGCCGAGTGCCACGACCTCGGTGCCGCCCGCACCGACGACGCCGGTGACCCCGCCGCCGACCGGGAGCATCCCGTTCCTGCCGCTGATCCCGCTGCTGATCCCGCCGATCCCGCTGCCGGTCCCGCCGGCTCCGGTGATGCCGCCGGCCCCGCCGGTGCCCGGCACCGTGACGCAGCAGGTTCCGGTTCCGCCGGCGACGCGGACGCCGGGCGCTCCGGAGCCCGGTGTGCCGACGCCGCCCACGACGGTCACCCCGGGTGTCGCCGGGGACCGTGCCCCGGGTGCTGCGCAGCCCAGCGAGGCAGGCCGCCAGGGTGTCCTGGCGAAGACCGGTGTCAGCGCCGGTCTCGGGTACGCCCTCCTGGCGGGCCTGGTGCTCCTCGTCGCCGGTGGCGTGTTCGTCATCGCGGGTCTCCGTCGCCGACAGGAAGGAGACCGCTCCTGA